A window of the Natronomonas salina genome harbors these coding sequences:
- a CDS encoding PaaI family thioesterase, with protein MTDVNRRFLENHDHLRSLGIAIEAQSEGSVTLSLPFDESLANPGTGVMQGGVVATLIDHAGGAAIRTTLDEPDSTPHASTELNVSYVRPASDDLRAEATVIRSGSAMGVVDVEVTSEHEGERKTVAVGRVSLHLDRD; from the coding sequence ATGACCGACGTCAACCGTCGCTTCCTCGAGAACCACGACCACCTGCGGAGCCTCGGCATCGCCATCGAGGCGCAGTCGGAGGGCTCCGTCACGCTCTCGCTGCCCTTCGACGAGTCCCTCGCGAACCCCGGGACTGGGGTCATGCAGGGCGGCGTCGTCGCGACGCTGATCGACCACGCCGGCGGCGCGGCCATCCGGACGACGCTCGACGAGCCCGACTCGACGCCCCACGCGTCCACCGAACTCAACGTCAGCTACGTCCGGCCGGCGAGCGACGACCTCCGGGCGGAGGCGACGGTGATCCGCAGCGGGTCGGCGATGGGCGTCGTCGATGTCGAGGTGACGAGCGAACACGAGGGCGAGCGGAAGACGGTGGCCGTCGGGCGGGTCTCGCTGCACCTCGACCGGGACTGA
- a CDS encoding PaaI family thioesterase, giving the protein MTGSATDSELTRPAETRTMEHHRKLERMYHAAPCNDGADPELTITDAGEAEVRIGVDEGDHHAAGAVHGSYYFKALDDATFFAANSLVEDVFILTTDFHLQLTRPVSTGEIVASATVVNDHPKQLIADGTLRDDEGNQLARGTGTFQKSGVELTPEVGYE; this is encoded by the coding sequence GTGACCGGTTCGGCGACCGACAGCGAGTTGACGCGGCCGGCCGAAACCCGGACGATGGAGCACCACCGGAAGCTCGAGCGGATGTACCACGCGGCGCCGTGCAACGACGGGGCGGACCCGGAGCTGACGATCACCGACGCCGGCGAGGCCGAGGTCCGGATCGGCGTCGACGAGGGCGACCACCACGCCGCCGGCGCGGTCCACGGCTCGTACTACTTCAAGGCGCTCGACGACGCGACGTTCTTCGCGGCGAACTCCCTCGTCGAGGACGTCTTCATCCTGACGACGGACTTCCACCTGCAGCTGACGCGGCCGGTGTCGACCGGCGAGATCGTCGCCAGCGCGACGGTGGTCAACGACCACCCGAAGCAGCTCATCGCCGACGGCACGCTCCGCGACGACGAGGGCAACCAGCTGGCCCGCGGGACGGGCACGTTCCAGAAGAGCGGCGTGGAGCTGACGCCCGAAGTCGGCTACGAGTAG
- a CDS encoding FxsA family protein — protein sequence MDLRVIGVLLLVPLLDVMLLVILATGLGPVTIGPVATVALVVLTAFIGLLLVRAEGRHTLARIQRKLASGEAPTDELLDGALLLVAGAMMLTPGIVTDLIGLVFVLPPTRYPIRVALKKYVVTPYVDAKTGGFATGNVYMGGFPDQESDGEGFPGGQFPGGGPGGPGGSGPGGSGAGSGSDPVDVSDDEYEFTDVDVEGDDREESREP from the coding sequence ATGGACCTGCGGGTCATCGGCGTCCTGTTGCTCGTGCCGCTGCTGGACGTCATGTTGCTCGTCATCCTCGCGACCGGCCTCGGCCCCGTCACCATCGGGCCGGTCGCGACGGTGGCGCTCGTCGTACTGACGGCGTTCATCGGGCTGCTGCTCGTCCGCGCCGAGGGCCGACACACCCTGGCGCGCATCCAGCGGAAGCTCGCCAGCGGCGAGGCCCCGACGGACGAACTGCTCGACGGGGCGCTGCTGCTCGTCGCCGGCGCGATGATGCTCACGCCCGGCATCGTCACGGACCTCATCGGCCTGGTGTTCGTGCTCCCGCCGACGCGCTACCCCATCCGCGTGGCCCTGAAGAAGTACGTCGTCACGCCCTACGTCGACGCCAAGACCGGCGGCTTCGCCACCGGCAACGTCTACATGGGCGGCTTCCCGGACCAGGAGAGCGACGGCGAGGGCTTCCCGGGCGGCCAGTTCCCGGGCGGCGGCCCCGGCGGCCCCGGCGGGAGCGGCCCGGGCGGCAGCGGCGCCGGGTCGGGCTCCGACCCGGTCGACGTCAGCGACGACGAGTACGAGTTCACCGACGTCGACGTCGAGGGCGACGACCGCGAGGAGTCGCGCGAACCGTAA
- a CDS encoding class I adenylate-forming enzyme family protein, with the protein MKYYRQEPLRHLGDVPAMGADRYGEKLAFEYRGDEYSYADLEARSNRVANALTDAGIEPGDRVAMYVENSLQFPETFFGIVKAGAVAVPLNHRMDTESLRYILDDADARALVTSPVFPSVGTDLAEEVPLAFIPGGAEGLEDYDEHVDDASPEFDRPDRDFRDVAVQCYTSGTTGAPKGVLTTHENLLTTAQSYSSRGGADPEEDVALCFLPLFHMYGLSTVMLTALYNGATVVLRTMPVASDLLSAITEYEVTQFAGIPAVYIEMVSELEANPDEYDVSSLQTLGSGAAPLADDTRRRIEAAFDTPLTEGWGMTETSPAGTTASTYGVHKGAGCIGQPLPDVEIKLVDPATREVRVPAEALEPTSATTLADHGIDPDDEDQVTGEIAIRGPQVFEGYHGLPEKTRQVFDEEGWFYTDDIARVDSDRFLWMVDRADDMLIVGGENVYPAEVEDALFEHPDVQAAAVVGVPHEVKGEAPVAFVVTEPGVEEPPSERALREFTLDHVASYAHPRRIFFVDELPRSGTRKVQRYKLEEDVEARLDGELTSSEEL; encoded by the coding sequence ATGAAGTACTACCGGCAGGAGCCGCTCCGGCACCTCGGCGACGTCCCGGCGATGGGCGCCGACCGCTACGGCGAGAAGCTCGCCTTCGAGTACCGCGGCGACGAGTACAGCTACGCCGACCTCGAGGCGCGGTCGAACCGGGTCGCGAACGCCCTCACGGACGCGGGCATCGAACCCGGCGACCGCGTGGCGATGTACGTCGAGAACTCCCTGCAGTTCCCCGAGACCTTCTTCGGCATCGTCAAGGCCGGCGCCGTGGCGGTGCCGCTGAACCACCGGATGGACACCGAGAGCCTGCGGTACATCCTCGACGACGCCGACGCCCGGGCGCTCGTCACGTCGCCGGTGTTCCCGAGCGTCGGGACGGACCTCGCCGAGGAGGTCCCGCTGGCGTTCATCCCGGGCGGCGCCGAGGGCCTGGAGGACTACGACGAGCACGTCGACGACGCCTCGCCGGAGTTCGACCGCCCGGACCGCGACTTCCGGGACGTCGCCGTCCAGTGTTACACCTCGGGGACGACCGGCGCGCCGAAGGGCGTGCTGACGACCCACGAGAACCTCCTGACGACCGCCCAGTCCTACAGTTCCCGCGGCGGCGCCGACCCCGAGGAGGACGTCGCGCTCTGCTTCCTCCCGCTGTTCCACATGTACGGGCTGAGCACGGTGATGCTGACCGCCCTCTACAACGGCGCCACCGTCGTCCTGCGGACCATGCCGGTCGCCAGCGACCTCCTGTCGGCGATCACCGAGTACGAGGTGACGCAGTTCGCCGGCATCCCCGCGGTCTACATCGAGATGGTCTCGGAGCTGGAGGCCAACCCCGACGAGTACGACGTCTCCAGCCTCCAGACGCTCGGCAGCGGCGCGGCGCCGCTGGCCGACGACACCCGCCGCCGCATCGAGGCGGCCTTCGACACGCCGCTGACCGAGGGGTGGGGCATGACGGAGACCTCCCCCGCCGGCACCACCGCCTCGACGTACGGCGTCCACAAGGGCGCGGGCTGCATCGGCCAGCCGCTGCCCGACGTCGAGATCAAGCTCGTCGACCCCGCGACCCGAGAGGTCCGCGTCCCGGCCGAGGCCCTGGAACCCACCTCGGCGACGACGCTGGCGGACCACGGCATCGACCCCGACGACGAGGACCAGGTCACCGGCGAGATCGCCATCCGCGGCCCGCAGGTCTTCGAGGGCTACCACGGCCTGCCGGAGAAGACCCGGCAGGTCTTCGATGAAGAAGGCTGGTTCTACACCGACGACATCGCCCGCGTCGATTCCGACCGGTTCCTCTGGATGGTCGACCGCGCCGACGACATGCTCATCGTCGGCGGCGAGAACGTCTACCCCGCGGAGGTCGAGGACGCGCTCTTCGAGCACCCGGACGTCCAGGCCGCGGCGGTCGTCGGCGTCCCCCACGAGGTGAAGGGCGAGGCGCCCGTCGCCTTCGTCGTCACCGAACCCGGCGTCGAGGAGCCGCCCTCCGAGCGGGCGCTCCGGGAGTTCACCCTCGACCACGTCGCCAGCTACGCCCACCCGCGGCGCATCTTCTTCGTCGACGAGCTCCCCCGCAGCGGCACCCGCAAGGTCCAGCGCTACAAGCTCGAGGAGGACGTCGAGGCGCGCCTCGACGGCGAACTGACGAGCAGCGAGGAACTGTAG
- a CDS encoding helix-turn-helix transcriptional regulator, translating into MIEQLRTIVGVELPPSIETIAPGESGEREGSTGRTGCASGTEARLLPPDERVLELLDAHGGRMWQQQVVAETGYSEGRVSNLLGEMEADGLVTRRWKGGQKVVSLPERGPES; encoded by the coding sequence ATGATCGAGCAGTTGCGGACGATCGTCGGCGTCGAGTTGCCGCCATCGATCGAGACCATCGCGCCCGGCGAGTCCGGAGAACGTGAGGGGTCGACCGGTCGTACTGGCTGTGCTTCCGGGACGGAAGCCAGACTGCTGCCGCCCGACGAACGCGTCCTCGAGCTGCTGGACGCGCACGGCGGGCGGATGTGGCAACAGCAGGTCGTCGCCGAGACGGGGTACTCCGAGGGCCGGGTCAGCAACCTGCTCGGCGAGATGGAGGCCGACGGGCTCGTCACCCGCCGCTGGAAGGGGGGACAGAAGGTCGTCAGCCTCCCCGAACGCGGACCCGAGTCGTGA
- a CDS encoding PAS domain-containing sensor histidine kinase: MSDGRDVPGGDFVGGDDAGKSLQRFRATVDLIDGGLYQLDPEGRFVAVDDDFLASTGYARTELLGERFSLLLDDDDGETAERGIDDFGADGATDVDTVEVTFRTADGERLPVELRQRRLGESGRDGGTLGVAREIAGEDDRQERVETPLDADETTTSVLEEADVGVFILDPEFHVAWVDSTAASYFGLDQAATIGRDKRELVHETLTDRVADGGTFAERVLAAYDANDYVERFECRVRAGDADRWLEHRSRPIEAGRYAGGRVELYYDISDQRRRAHQLQRLNEAVREWLEQDSRTAVAERACRHVREILNMDINGVFLHDAASAELRPVAWSAPAADLFGEVPTFREGEGVAWRVFESGQSEVYDDVREAPDVYDAETPIRSEIVLSIGDHGVVEIGSTEPGAFDDGDLMLAEIVASTLEVTFDRIDNQERLEARKAELETELGQILDRVTDAFYAVDDEFRFTHVNERTEELLGYAESELLGESLWDVFPEAAEIDTVRTAFRTAMDDQEPTSYERYDETLDLWIEANLYPSESGISVYFRDVTERKEREQALEESNERLEQFAYAASHDLQEPLRMITSYLQLLERRYTGELDEEAEEFIEFAVDGAQRMREMIDGLLEYSRVESRGDAFEAVDLDAVLDDVRDDLQLTLEESDADLEVGPLPRVEGDASQLRQLFQNLLENAVEYSGDEPPRIRVEVSRDGDSWVTVSVDDDGIGIDPDDADRIFEIFQRLHSREDHSGAGIGLALCERIVERHGGDIWVDSDPGAGATFYVTLPAGPDA, from the coding sequence ATGAGCGACGGACGGGACGTCCCGGGAGGCGACTTCGTCGGGGGTGACGACGCGGGCAAGTCACTCCAGCGGTTCCGGGCGACGGTCGACCTGATCGACGGGGGGCTCTACCAGCTCGACCCGGAGGGCCGGTTCGTCGCGGTCGACGACGACTTCCTCGCGTCGACGGGCTACGCGCGGACGGAACTCCTCGGCGAGCGATTCTCGCTGCTGCTGGACGACGATGACGGTGAGACCGCGGAACGCGGCATCGACGACTTCGGGGCCGACGGGGCGACCGACGTCGACACGGTCGAAGTGACGTTCCGGACGGCGGACGGCGAACGGCTGCCGGTCGAGCTCCGACAGCGACGCCTCGGCGAGAGCGGGCGGGACGGCGGGACGCTCGGCGTCGCTCGGGAGATCGCGGGGGAGGACGACCGCCAGGAGCGGGTCGAGACGCCCCTCGACGCCGACGAGACGACGACGAGCGTCCTCGAGGAGGCCGACGTCGGCGTCTTCATCCTCGACCCGGAGTTCCACGTCGCGTGGGTGGACTCGACGGCCGCGTCGTACTTCGGGCTCGACCAGGCGGCGACCATCGGCCGCGACAAGCGCGAGTTGGTCCACGAGACGCTGACCGACCGGGTCGCCGACGGCGGGACGTTCGCCGAGCGTGTGCTGGCCGCCTACGACGCCAACGACTACGTCGAGCGGTTCGAGTGCCGGGTGCGGGCGGGCGACGCCGACCGGTGGCTCGAACACCGGAGCCGACCGATCGAGGCGGGGCGGTACGCGGGCGGGCGGGTCGAACTCTACTACGACATCAGCGACCAGCGCCGCCGCGCACACCAGCTCCAGCGGCTGAACGAGGCGGTCCGGGAGTGGCTCGAGCAGGACTCGCGGACGGCCGTCGCCGAGCGGGCCTGTCGCCACGTCCGGGAGATCCTGAACATGGACATCAACGGGGTCTTCCTGCACGACGCGGCGTCGGCGGAGCTCCGACCGGTCGCCTGGAGCGCGCCCGCGGCGGACCTGTTCGGCGAGGTGCCGACGTTCCGGGAGGGCGAGGGGGTCGCCTGGCGGGTCTTCGAGAGCGGCCAGTCGGAGGTCTACGACGACGTCCGGGAGGCCCCCGACGTCTACGACGCAGAGACGCCGATCCGCAGCGAGATCGTCCTCTCGATCGGCGACCACGGCGTCGTCGAGATCGGCTCCACGGAGCCCGGCGCCTTCGACGACGGCGACCTGATGCTCGCGGAGATCGTGGCGTCGACCCTCGAGGTGACGTTCGACCGGATCGACAACCAGGAGCGGCTCGAGGCCCGGAAGGCGGAACTCGAGACCGAACTCGGGCAGATCCTCGACCGCGTCACCGACGCCTTCTACGCCGTCGACGACGAGTTCCGCTTCACCCACGTCAACGAGCGGACCGAGGAGCTGCTCGGGTACGCCGAGAGCGAGCTGCTGGGGGAGTCCCTCTGGGACGTCTTCCCGGAGGCCGCCGAGATCGACACCGTCCGGACGGCCTTCCGGACGGCGATGGACGACCAGGAACCGACCAGCTACGAGCGCTACGACGAGACCCTCGACCTCTGGATCGAGGCGAACCTCTACCCCTCCGAGTCCGGCATCTCGGTGTACTTCCGGGACGTCACCGAGCGCAAGGAGCGCGAGCAGGCCCTGGAGGAATCGAACGAACGCCTCGAGCAGTTCGCGTACGCAGCCTCCCACGACCTCCAGGAACCCCTCCGGATGATCACGAGCTACCTGCAGTTGCTCGAACGCCGCTACACCGGCGAGCTGGACGAGGAGGCCGAGGAGTTCATCGAGTTCGCCGTCGACGGCGCCCAGCGGATGCGCGAGATGATCGACGGCCTCCTGGAGTACTCCCGCGTCGAGAGCCGCGGCGACGCCTTCGAGGCTGTCGACCTGGACGCGGTGCTGGACGACGTCCGGGACGACCTGCAGCTGACGCTGGAGGAGAGCGACGCCGACCTCGAGGTCGGACCGCTACCGCGGGTCGAAGGCGACGCCAGCCAGCTCCGCCAGCTGTTCCAGAACCTCCTCGAGAACGCGGTCGAGTACAGCGGCGACGAACCGCCCCGGATCCGCGTCGAGGTCAGCCGGGACGGCGACTCCTGGGTGACGGTCTCGGTCGACGACGACGGCATCGGCATCGACCCCGACGACGCCGACCGCATCTTCGAGATCTTCCAGCGACTCCACTCCCGCGAGGACCACTCGGGGGCGGGGATCGGACTGGCGCTCTGTGAACGCATCGTCGAGCGCCACGGCGGCGACATCTGGGTCGACTCCGACCCGGGTGCGGGCGCGACCTTCTACGTCACGCTCCCGGCCGGACCGGACGCCTGA
- a CDS encoding tyrosine-type recombinase/integrase produces MSNGNNLEPIRPDEAKEMYLSQRESEVSKSTIQAHHYRLKHFVHWCEEVEEIENLNELSGRDLQRFKMWRRDDGDLNNVTLVTQLSTLRVFIDWCENIDAVQEGLHDKILLPSLSKTEDRRDAMLDSEAAEKLIEYLRQFEFGTRTHALVEVLWLTGMRIGAVHSIDVADYDPENQTVELRHRPETGTRLKNKEDGERVVSLNAEVCDVLDAYLQYHRIEAVDDYDRKPLLTSSAGRPAKSSLRDSIYRISRPCIYTGDCPHGRQKDSCEAMETNKASKCPSSVSPHAIRRGSITHHLSEDVPETVVGDRMNVSLDILEKHYDRRSEEEKAEQRRDYLRDL; encoded by the coding sequence ATGTCAAACGGAAACAACCTCGAACCGATTCGTCCAGATGAGGCCAAGGAAATGTACCTTTCACAGCGGGAAAGCGAAGTATCAAAGAGTACGATTCAGGCGCACCATTATCGCCTAAAGCACTTCGTCCACTGGTGTGAAGAAGTAGAGGAGATAGAGAACCTGAACGAGCTTTCGGGCCGTGATCTTCAGCGATTCAAGATGTGGCGGCGAGACGATGGCGATCTCAATAACGTCACACTCGTCACCCAGCTCTCAACACTTCGTGTCTTCATCGATTGGTGCGAGAACATCGACGCCGTACAGGAAGGCTTACACGACAAGATTCTGCTTCCCTCGCTATCGAAGACTGAAGACCGGCGTGATGCTATGCTCGATTCAGAGGCCGCTGAGAAGCTGATTGAATACCTACGACAGTTTGAGTTCGGTACCCGAACGCACGCCCTGGTGGAAGTTCTATGGCTCACCGGGATGCGAATTGGTGCGGTTCACAGCATCGACGTGGCGGACTACGACCCGGAGAATCAAACAGTGGAATTGCGCCATCGTCCAGAGACGGGTACCCGATTGAAGAACAAGGAAGACGGAGAGCGGGTAGTCTCGTTGAACGCCGAGGTCTGTGACGTGCTTGACGCCTATCTCCAATATCACCGCATCGAGGCCGTGGATGATTATGATCGGAAGCCGTTGCTCACCAGCTCGGCAGGCCGACCAGCGAAAAGCTCCCTTCGGGATAGTATCTATCGTATCAGTCGTCCCTGTATCTATACTGGTGATTGTCCACATGGCCGCCAGAAAGATTCATGCGAGGCGATGGAGACTAACAAGGCCAGTAAATGCCCCTCAAGTGTGAGTCCACACGCGATTCGACGTGGTTCAATTACTCACCACCTCTCCGAAGACGTGCCTGAGACGGTTGTTGGTGACCGAATGAATGTGAGCCTTGACATTCTGGAGAAGCACTATGACCGGCGGAGTGAAGAAGAAAAGGCGGAACAGCGCCGTGATTATTTACGGGACCTATAA
- a CDS encoding type II toxin-antitoxin system death-on-curing family toxin, which translates to MDEIVSIHSDIVEDDEDATVGIRNEGQIDYILSAISEGHFGCVPETIHEKAAELLRLLAANHPFVDGNKRTALNTTWTFYAMNGLYFDYGEEIKAILKLFAVMEEMVDFEAVVSYFDDITYSSADSRSIDPVIDTIHLTNWYISIDDRFEEIIDIFDEYDSIEDGEFVDEIPEEVYESIDGKEFRQLLVEYGKFGKELSSLKQEYEEDFPDEVLESITALLDEWKEVRSVIIEMLSKYDPDLEGEIAENLVEEGVIDENDVN; encoded by the coding sequence GTGGATGAGATAGTATCTATACATTCAGATATCGTTGAGGATGATGAAGATGCTACTGTAGGTATTCGCAACGAGGGACAAATTGATTATATCTTGTCAGCCATTTCGGAGGGTCACTTTGGATGTGTCCCAGAAACTATCCACGAGAAGGCAGCGGAATTATTACGACTTTTAGCGGCGAATCATCCCTTTGTTGACGGAAACAAACGTACTGCTCTAAACACAACTTGGACGTTCTATGCGATGAATGGGTTGTACTTTGACTACGGAGAGGAAATTAAGGCAATTCTGAAGCTTTTTGCGGTTATGGAGGAAATGGTGGACTTTGAGGCAGTTGTTAGTTACTTCGACGATATCACCTATTCTTCTGCAGATAGTCGGAGCATCGATCCAGTTATAGATACTATCCATCTTACGAACTGGTACATTAGTATCGATGATAGGTTTGAAGAAATAATTGATATATTTGATGAGTACGATAGCATAGAGGATGGGGAATTTGTAGATGAAATCCCTGAAGAGGTATATGAATCGATTGATGGGAAGGAGTTTAGGCAGCTTTTGGTTGAATACGGTAAATTTGGAAAGGAGCTATCATCCCTAAAGCAAGAATATGAGGAGGATTTCCCAGACGAAGTATTAGAATCTATTACGGCTCTACTTGACGAATGGAAGGAAGTACGCTCAGTGATTATTGAGATGCTGAGCAAATACGACCCCGACTTAGAGGGTGAGATAGCTGAAAACCTCGTAGAAGAGGGGGTTATTGATGAGAACGACGTTAACTGA